In Amycolatopsis coloradensis, one genomic interval encodes:
- a CDS encoding CGNR zinc finger domain-containing protein, with translation MHFNPYGGAAAQIAADLVNLGDAADPATLTTIFRDRMTVAAVKDHESTEIIAWTKRLRDVFEADPATRVDLVNALLHDSASKPYISTHDGKAPHLHYVDAHAGTASRVRAYTAGGLAHLVCDAPDRFGVCSREGCETVYVDVSRNGRRRFCSTRCATRVHVADHRNRQAG, from the coding sequence ATGCACTTCAACCCTTACGGCGGTGCGGCGGCGCAGATCGCCGCCGACCTGGTCAACCTCGGCGACGCCGCCGACCCGGCGACGCTGACCACGATCTTCCGCGACCGCATGACCGTCGCCGCCGTGAAGGACCACGAATCGACCGAGATCATCGCCTGGACCAAGAGACTCCGCGACGTCTTCGAAGCCGACCCCGCCACCCGCGTCGACCTGGTCAACGCACTGCTCCACGATTCCGCGTCCAAGCCCTACATCTCCACCCACGACGGCAAGGCACCCCACCTGCACTACGTCGACGCACACGCCGGCACCGCGTCCCGAGTCCGGGCCTACACCGCGGGCGGACTCGCACACCTCGTCTGCGACGCCCCGGACCGCTTCGGCGTCTGCTCACGCGAAGGCTGCGAAACGGTCTACGTCGACGTCTCCCGCAACGGCCGCCGCCGATTCTGCTCCACCCGTTGCGCGACCAGGGTCCACGTCGCCGACCACCGGAACCGGCAAGCGGGCTAG
- a CDS encoding zinc-binding alcohol dehydrogenase family protein: MSMIDAALVESFDEPPHFRSIPAPEAAPGQETVDVLAVGVHPATRGIAAGKHYTSPETLPALAGADAVVRRADGSLGYVMVMGAGTLAERIVIEPAAVIPVPDGADPALLVATMNPALSSWGALRTRVPFQAGQSVLVHGATGNAGSMAVKVAKHLGAGRVIAAGRNRARLDELMDQGADAVVQLVPDEDVTAATLAEAAAEVDVVLDYVWGPPTELAMRAVLGARTQHTRLLDWVQIGGMGGDAITLSGHALRSNAFRILGSGFGSVDMQVMQREFTELVAAIAAGGMAVRPHPFPLDQVEAAWAHQDAPGERTVILL; this comes from the coding sequence ATGTCCATGATCGATGCCGCGCTTGTGGAGTCCTTCGACGAGCCGCCGCACTTCCGCTCCATCCCTGCCCCCGAGGCTGCCCCCGGTCAGGAGACGGTGGACGTCCTCGCCGTCGGCGTGCACCCCGCCACCCGCGGTATCGCCGCCGGCAAGCACTACACGAGTCCTGAGACATTGCCCGCCCTGGCGGGTGCAGACGCCGTCGTCCGCCGGGCGGACGGCAGCCTCGGCTACGTCATGGTCATGGGCGCCGGCACCCTGGCCGAGCGCATCGTCATCGAACCGGCCGCCGTCATCCCAGTCCCGGACGGAGCCGATCCCGCACTCCTGGTCGCCACCATGAACCCTGCCCTGTCCTCGTGGGGGGCGCTGCGCACTCGCGTCCCGTTCCAGGCCGGGCAGTCTGTCCTGGTGCACGGCGCGACCGGCAACGCCGGCTCGATGGCCGTCAAGGTCGCCAAGCACCTCGGCGCGGGGCGAGTGATCGCCGCCGGACGCAACCGCGCCCGCCTCGACGAACTCATGGACCAGGGCGCGGATGCCGTTGTTCAGCTCGTCCCCGACGAGGATGTCACCGCGGCCACGCTCGCCGAGGCCGCCGCGGAGGTCGACGTGGTCCTGGACTACGTGTGGGGGCCGCCCACCGAACTCGCCATGCGCGCCGTCCTCGGCGCCCGGACCCAGCACACCCGCCTGCTCGACTGGGTACAGATCGGCGGCATGGGCGGAGACGCGATCACCCTGTCCGGGCACGCCCTGCGCTCCAACGCCTTCCGCATCCTGGGCAGTGGCTTCGGCTCAGTGGACATGCAGGTCATGCAGCGGGAGTTCACCGAGCTCGTCGCCGCGATCGCCGCGGGCGGCATGGCCGTGCGCCCGCACCCGTTCCCGCTCGACCAGGTCGAGGCGGCCTGGGCTCACCAGGACGCACCCGGCGAGCGCACCGTCATCCTCCTGTGA
- a CDS encoding TetR/AcrR family transcriptional regulator yields the protein MSERTRRRGAVLENAITDGAWDVLVEQGYNGFTYEAIAARAGTSKPVLYRRWPQREDLLIATLTRHWRPLDIPDTGSLRQDALALLRTVNAERARTMILMRIQLADYFRETGTDFNDLRSRLRPADQTPPFAKLVDRAIERGELTDVPRPERVVNLPFDLVRHDMLMTMGAVPDEAIVEIVDTVWLPLLDLPTHSTQAGR from the coding sequence GTGAGTGAACGGACACGGCGCAGGGGTGCCGTCCTGGAGAACGCGATCACCGATGGCGCCTGGGACGTGCTCGTTGAGCAGGGCTACAACGGCTTCACCTACGAGGCCATCGCAGCACGCGCCGGAACCAGCAAACCGGTGCTCTACCGGCGCTGGCCGCAGCGCGAGGACCTCCTCATCGCCACACTCACCCGACACTGGCGTCCACTCGACATCCCCGACACCGGCAGCCTGCGCCAGGACGCCCTCGCACTCCTGCGCACGGTCAACGCCGAGCGGGCCCGCACGATGATACTCATGCGCATCCAGCTGGCGGACTACTTTCGCGAGACCGGCACCGACTTCAACGACCTGCGCAGCCGCCTCCGCCCCGCAGACCAGACGCCCCCCTTCGCGAAGCTCGTCGACCGCGCCATCGAGCGCGGCGAGCTTACGGACGTACCGCGCCCCGAACGCGTCGTGAACCTGCCCTTCGACCTGGTGCGCCACGACATGCTGATGACCATGGGCGCGGTTCCGGACGAGGCGATCGTCGAGATCGTCGACACGGTGTGGCTACCCCTGCTCGACCTGCCGACCCACAGCACGCAAGCAGGACGCTGA
- a CDS encoding SDR family oxidoreductase, with product MSEQNLEGTVAIIAGGAKNLGGLLSTTLGEAGAKIVVHYHGDASAADADKTVEAVRGAGSEAIAVQGDLTAVADVRRLFDTAVDTFGGPDIAINTTGMVLRKPILETTEEDYDRMFAVNAKAAYFFIQEAGRRLSDNGKIISLGTSLLAAFTDGYSTYAGGKAPLEHFTRAAAKEFADRGISVNVVAPGPMDTPFFYPQETPERVEFHKSQAMGGRLTKIEDIVPIIRFLATDGAWFTGQTMFPNGGYTTR from the coding sequence ATGAGCGAACAGAACCTCGAAGGCACAGTCGCGATCATCGCCGGCGGCGCGAAGAACCTCGGCGGGCTCCTCTCCACCACCCTCGGCGAAGCCGGCGCCAAAATCGTCGTCCACTACCACGGCGACGCCTCCGCGGCCGACGCCGACAAGACAGTCGAAGCCGTCCGCGGCGCGGGCTCCGAAGCCATCGCCGTCCAAGGCGACCTCACCGCGGTCGCCGACGTCCGCCGCCTCTTCGACACCGCCGTCGACACCTTCGGCGGCCCCGACATCGCGATCAACACCACCGGCATGGTCCTGCGCAAGCCGATCCTCGAAACGACCGAGGAGGACTACGACCGCATGTTCGCGGTCAACGCCAAAGCCGCCTACTTCTTCATCCAGGAAGCCGGACGACGCCTCTCCGACAACGGCAAGATCATCAGCCTCGGCACGTCGCTGCTGGCGGCCTTCACCGACGGCTACTCCACCTACGCCGGCGGCAAGGCCCCGCTGGAGCACTTCACCAGGGCCGCCGCCAAGGAGTTCGCCGACCGCGGCATCTCGGTCAACGTCGTCGCACCCGGCCCGATGGACACCCCGTTCTTCTATCCGCAGGAAACCCCCGAGCGGGTCGAATTCCACAAATCCCAGGCGATGGGCGGACGACTCACGAAGATCGAGGACATCGTGCCGATCATCAGGTTCCTGGCCACCGACGGCGCCTGGTTCACCGGCCAGACGATGTTCCCCAACGGCGGCTACACCACCCGCTGA
- a CDS encoding LysR family transcriptional regulator produces the protein MGLDLYKLNHLIAVAEEGSFTRAAARLHLSQQALSTSVRTLEREVGVPLLERSATGITVLPAGQALIADAHLLHGIADSAVRRARRIGRSEPERLRVGHTPAVTGDEVTALLRRHQTDPDLIIDVNQRYPDELVAQLLGGQLDLGLGRALPLAHGLVGTTLIRQRLNVAVATGHRLAEREYLALTDLDGEEITVWGHPGRSGYTDLLVNLCRDAGFEPRIRRNPIQGTPPVTAVLDTEGVAFVTASPGPAAGGAVQVRELQPAAHVPLQALWPQHSTSDAREAFLASAQGF, from the coding sequence GTGGGCCTCGACCTGTACAAGCTGAACCACCTCATCGCCGTCGCCGAAGAAGGCAGCTTCACCCGCGCGGCGGCCCGGCTGCACCTGAGCCAGCAGGCGCTGTCGACGTCGGTGCGCACGCTCGAGCGGGAGGTCGGCGTCCCCCTGCTCGAGCGGAGCGCCACCGGCATCACCGTGCTCCCCGCAGGACAGGCACTGATCGCCGACGCCCACCTCCTGCACGGCATCGCCGACTCCGCCGTCCGGCGCGCCAGGCGCATCGGCCGCAGCGAACCGGAACGACTCCGCGTCGGCCACACCCCCGCCGTCACCGGCGACGAGGTCACCGCCCTCCTGCGCAGACACCAGACCGACCCGGACCTGATCATCGACGTCAACCAGCGCTACCCCGACGAACTCGTCGCACAACTGCTCGGCGGGCAACTGGACCTGGGTCTCGGCCGCGCGCTGCCCCTCGCGCACGGCCTGGTCGGGACCACCCTGATCCGGCAGCGGCTCAACGTCGCGGTCGCCACCGGACACCGGCTCGCCGAACGCGAGTACCTCGCCTTGACCGACCTCGACGGCGAGGAGATCACAGTCTGGGGTCACCCCGGCCGGTCCGGATACACCGATCTGCTCGTCAATCTCTGCCGCGACGCGGGATTCGAACCCCGTATCCGCCGCAACCCCATCCAGGGAACGCCACCGGTCACCGCCGTCCTCGACACCGAAGGCGTCGCGTTCGTGACCGCGTCACCCGGACCGGCGGCGGGCGGCGCCGTCCAGGTCAGGGAGCTGCAGCCTGCCGCGCACGTCCCGCTGCAAGCCCTTTGGCCACAGCACAGCACTTCCGACGCACGCGAAGCGTTTCTCGCGTCCGCTCAAGGCTTCTAG
- a CDS encoding MarR family winged helix-turn-helix transcriptional regulator, with amino-acid sequence MENSSDEPCGRWRKLPSWLLTQTANHAHRLVTEGFAAVDSRGYHYRVLATLDEFGPASQAMLGRRSGIHVSEMVAAINELAERELVERAPDPADRRRNVISLTTAGKRQLRRLEKQLAERQDELLAPLSADERKRFTELLSKLLDHHDRLGP; translated from the coding sequence ATGGAGAACTCCTCGGACGAGCCGTGCGGCCGCTGGCGGAAGCTGCCCAGCTGGCTGCTCACGCAGACCGCGAACCACGCGCATCGCCTGGTGACCGAAGGGTTCGCCGCGGTCGACTCCCGTGGCTACCACTACCGCGTGCTGGCGACGCTGGACGAGTTCGGGCCTGCCAGCCAGGCGATGCTGGGCCGCCGGAGCGGCATCCACGTGAGCGAGATGGTCGCGGCGATCAACGAGCTCGCCGAACGTGAGCTGGTCGAGCGTGCCCCGGATCCGGCCGATCGGCGGCGTAACGTCATCTCGCTGACCACCGCAGGCAAGCGGCAACTGCGACGGCTGGAGAAACAGCTGGCCGAACGGCAGGACGAGCTGCTGGCTCCGCTTTCGGCCGACGAGCGGAAGCGGTTCACCGAGCTGCTGTCGAAGCTACTGGACCACCACGACCGGCTCGGGCCCTAG
- a CDS encoding epoxide hydrolase family protein translates to MTIKPFHIDIPQADLDDLADRLARTRWPNEVADAGLDYGFPLARLKELAEYWRTGYDWRAHETELNKLPHFTTEIDGQNIHFVHVRSANPDALALVLTHGWPGSFLEFLDLIESLSPDFHLVIPSIPGFGFSGPTHERGWSTDRIAQAWAELMRRLGYERYGAQGGDFGSGISTALGAAAPEHVVGVHVNYLPTRPDPDAGLELSEEDEARLEKVKRLMVNRPPYQALQAATPQTIGYALTDSPVGQLAWIAERFAQWTDPRTPVSDDRMLTDISLYWLTATAASSARLHHDAGRGNTPCRAPLGVAVLPHDITQSVRPLAERLYDIRHWSEFDRGGHFAAMEVPDLLAEDIRKFFLGLTSMQVFAR, encoded by the coding sequence ATGACGATCAAGCCCTTCCACATCGACATCCCCCAGGCCGACCTCGACGACCTCGCCGACCGGCTGGCCCGCACCCGCTGGCCCAACGAGGTCGCCGACGCGGGCCTGGACTACGGATTCCCGCTCGCCCGCCTCAAGGAACTCGCCGAATACTGGCGAACCGGATACGACTGGCGCGCCCACGAAACCGAACTCAACAAGCTTCCGCACTTCACCACCGAGATCGACGGCCAGAACATCCACTTCGTGCACGTCCGGTCGGCGAACCCGGACGCGCTCGCGCTGGTCCTCACTCACGGCTGGCCCGGTTCGTTCCTGGAGTTCCTCGACCTGATCGAGTCGCTCTCACCCGACTTTCACCTGGTGATCCCTTCGATTCCGGGCTTCGGGTTCTCCGGTCCGACCCACGAACGAGGCTGGAGCACCGACCGGATCGCCCAGGCGTGGGCCGAGCTGATGCGCCGCCTCGGGTACGAGCGCTACGGCGCACAAGGCGGCGACTTCGGCTCGGGGATCTCGACGGCACTCGGCGCGGCGGCACCGGAGCACGTGGTCGGGGTACACGTGAACTACCTGCCGACCCGGCCGGATCCGGACGCCGGTCTCGAACTGTCCGAAGAGGACGAAGCTCGCTTGGAGAAGGTGAAGCGACTCATGGTGAATCGCCCGCCGTATCAGGCATTGCAGGCCGCCACCCCGCAGACCATCGGCTACGCGTTGACCGATTCACCGGTCGGCCAGCTCGCCTGGATCGCCGAGCGCTTCGCACAGTGGACAGACCCGCGCACGCCGGTCAGCGACGACCGGATGCTCACCGACATCTCGCTGTACTGGCTGACCGCGACCGCGGCGTCGTCCGCGCGCCTCCACCACGACGCCGGAAGGGGGAACACTCCTTGCCGCGCACCACTCGGCGTGGCGGTGCTCCCGCATGACATCACGCAGTCGGTGCGACCACTGGCCGAGCGGCTGTACGACATCAGGCACTGGTCGGAGTTCGACCGGGGCGGGCACTTCGCCGCGATGGAGGTTCCGGACCTGCTCGCCGAAGACATCCGGAAGTTCTTTCTCGGTCTCACCTCAATGCAGGTTTTTGCGAGGTGA
- a CDS encoding TetR family transcriptional regulator: protein MTDSPRRVPVSRAGATPAGRRRLRRALAAAAVDLFVAKGYEATTVDEIAAAAGVGRRTFFRYFDAKDDVLFANHDEIVAEMEETFAAADPDRDPVEVACAAVGLVLDSYAAELDVSLKRFTLTRTVPSLRDKEVATVDRYQRVLARYLRARFTEQGDETASLRAAVAAAAIAAANNHVLRRWLRSGGQDDIAASAAEAFALVIDAFKVQDAAAETTMVAVMTTSTPLHTVIAKVNAALTEQ, encoded by the coding sequence ATGACCGATTCGCCGCGCCGGGTGCCGGTGTCCAGAGCCGGCGCGACCCCCGCGGGGAGGCGCCGGCTGCGTCGTGCGCTCGCGGCGGCGGCCGTGGACCTGTTCGTGGCGAAGGGCTACGAGGCCACCACGGTGGACGAGATCGCGGCCGCGGCGGGGGTGGGCCGCCGGACGTTCTTCCGGTACTTCGACGCCAAGGACGACGTGCTCTTCGCCAACCACGACGAGATCGTGGCGGAGATGGAGGAGACGTTCGCCGCCGCGGATCCGGACCGTGATCCCGTCGAGGTGGCATGTGCCGCCGTCGGTCTGGTCCTCGACTCCTACGCCGCGGAACTCGACGTGTCGCTCAAGCGGTTCACGCTGACGCGGACGGTGCCTTCGTTGCGGGACAAGGAAGTCGCGACCGTCGACCGCTATCAGCGCGTGCTCGCCCGCTATCTGCGGGCGCGGTTCACCGAACAGGGTGACGAGACGGCGAGCCTGCGGGCGGCCGTGGCCGCGGCGGCGATCGCGGCCGCCAACAACCATGTGCTCCGGCGCTGGCTGCGCAGCGGCGGCCAGGACGACATCGCCGCCAGCGCGGCGGAGGCCTTCGCGCTGGTGATCGACGCGTTCAAGGTCCAGGACGCCGCAGCCGAAACGACCATGGTGGCGGTGATGACCACCTCGACGCCTCTGCACACCGTCATCGCCAAGGTCAACGCCGCCTTGACCGAACAGTGA
- a CDS encoding glycogen operon protein GlgX, whose protein sequence is MSLDHQVLPVESRSIRPRGDAFYGRLFGWSLKWLGPQPFLVLEGGICAVTLPKINGAQVLARLAETGCEGPAMTVLTQQGPRVAILAETDGLIPSRDSLPQHVEVLAWGTLLPLPADSGRAEAHAEWLSAPDPRQRWLPSLDAVLAGVRPR, encoded by the coding sequence ATGTCGCTGGACCACCAAGTGCTCCCGGTCGAGTCACGTTCGATCCGCCCCCGGGGCGATGCCTTCTACGGCAGGCTCTTCGGCTGGTCGCTCAAATGGCTAGGTCCACAGCCGTTCCTGGTCCTCGAAGGCGGGATCTGCGCGGTGACCCTGCCCAAGATCAACGGCGCCCAGGTCCTCGCCCGGCTCGCCGAGACCGGCTGCGAAGGCCCCGCCATGACGGTACTGACGCAGCAGGGACCGCGTGTGGCCATTCTCGCGGAGACCGACGGGCTGATCCCCTCTCGGGATTCCCTGCCGCAGCACGTCGAAGTACTCGCCTGGGGCACGCTGCTCCCCCTTCCCGCCGACTCCGGCCGGGCAGAGGCCCACGCGGAATGGCTCTCGGCACCGGATCCCCGGCAGAGGTGGCTTCCCAGCCTGGACGCCGTCCTCGCGGGCGTCCGGCCGAGGTAG
- a CDS encoding VanZ family protein, translating to MGWWWRAFSDVAPWSLLAAAAGAVVAEFVARLRGNRRRRSAIALDFALLASLFAVLPVVFVPAPMAGRGSSVSLHLLGDVLPVFEDRPDLALFQLAGNVLLLVPLAVLASVRFDWTKPVPRIVLAAFAVSVSIECLQVWQGAGRVGSLDDVLCNTAGAALAAWCGSRWRGRATGSVRVWHRSGIEVRRSGVVNARRGQRLIGRVTLSDLPPMAEGATLEITLSESDGGALLVSAQASVAA from the coding sequence ATGGGATGGTGGTGGCGGGCGTTCTCCGACGTCGCACCGTGGTCGCTGCTCGCCGCCGCGGCCGGTGCCGTCGTCGCCGAATTCGTCGCGCGGCTTCGGGGGAACCGGCGTCGCCGGTCCGCGATTGCGCTGGATTTCGCTTTGCTGGCCTCGCTTTTCGCGGTGCTTCCGGTCGTGTTCGTGCCGGCGCCGATGGCGGGTCGCGGTTCCTCGGTGAGTCTCCACCTGCTGGGTGATGTCCTGCCCGTCTTCGAGGATCGCCCGGACCTCGCCTTGTTCCAGTTGGCGGGCAACGTTTTGCTGCTGGTGCCGCTCGCGGTGCTGGCGTCAGTGCGCTTCGACTGGACGAAGCCGGTTCCGCGGATCGTCCTGGCGGCGTTCGCGGTGTCCGTATCGATCGAATGCCTTCAGGTCTGGCAGGGCGCCGGACGGGTGGGTTCGCTGGACGACGTCTTGTGCAACACGGCCGGGGCCGCGCTCGCGGCCTGGTGCGGAAGCCGGTGGCGAGGCCGGGCGACGGGCAGCGTTCGCGTGTGGCACCGCTCGGGAATCGAAGTCCGGCGTTCCGGTGTGGTGAACGCCCGCCGCGGTCAACGGCTGATCGGCCGCGTGACCCTGAGCGATCTGCCGCCGATGGCGGAAGGGGCGACTCTCGAGATCACCCTGTCCGAATCGGACGGTGGAGCGCTGCTCGTTTCCGCGCAGGCGTCGGTGGCGGCATGA
- a CDS encoding TetR/AcrR family transcriptional regulator: MGHHGWRGNPPGTEREARRRIVEAATACIDRVGLAKTSLSDVAAEAGVTRQTVYRYFPSLADILSAVALDRVEEFAGRMERHLATFADPAEVAVESVVFGVRAVPDEPYLGLLLKAGEADVFTVAVTSSQSFALGARILRNVPVDWAAAGVTADEHFEGLAEMLMRLFLSFLQYPSTPAHTDEQLRALVRRWIGPALTARP; this comes from the coding sequence ATGGGGCACCACGGATGGCGGGGCAATCCGCCCGGAACCGAGCGCGAGGCACGCCGCCGGATCGTCGAGGCGGCGACCGCCTGCATCGACCGGGTCGGCCTCGCCAAGACCAGCCTCTCCGACGTCGCCGCGGAAGCGGGCGTCACCCGGCAGACCGTCTACCGCTACTTCCCTAGCCTCGCCGACATTCTCAGCGCCGTCGCGCTGGACCGGGTCGAGGAGTTCGCCGGCCGGATGGAGCGGCATCTGGCCACGTTCGCCGACCCCGCCGAGGTCGCGGTGGAATCCGTCGTGTTCGGCGTCCGTGCGGTCCCCGACGAGCCGTACCTGGGACTGCTCCTGAAAGCGGGCGAGGCCGATGTCTTCACCGTGGCGGTCACTTCTTCGCAGTCGTTCGCGCTCGGCGCGCGGATCCTGCGGAACGTGCCGGTCGACTGGGCCGCGGCGGGCGTCACGGCCGACGAGCACTTCGAGGGCCTCGCTGAAATGCTGATGCGGCTGTTCCTGTCGTTCCTGCAGTACCCCTCGACACCGGCGCACACCGACGAACAGTTGAGGGCCTTGGTCCGCCGGTGGATCGGTCCGGCGCTGACCGCACGGCCGTGA
- a CDS encoding FAD-dependent oxidoreductase — MRLGKTAVVLGGSAAGLCTAGALAPYFDRVLVLERDELPAEAEHRRGVPQSKHPHFLLNSGRRAIGALFPGLEDDLIAAGGLHLMPSMDAAYLDGKGWSARKRSAMTMIYSSRILIERVLRDKVRGLSNVVIREGVAVSGLKTRDGAVTGVGFSTGDGEEHLDADFVVDAMGRGSPVGAWLVAAGWPEPEVRTLDAKVTYTSRWYDLPSPEERPPSWWWRHLVIMPTPDKGPHPEEHEFLVNFFPIEGNRVIACMGSWGIEMPRTTEAFVESARRVRAPLFAAAMDRSTPTSEVHLTRSTGNKWRRYDRLRTPPERLAFVGDSICAFNPFYAQGISSAAGSALLLREHLAGAERLDTGFSARFLAAQRKLLTVPWSLAMARDQGYACAVGTEKAGEWKRRLLSAVSGPAFRLIVGAAREDDVVDEHFAKVFNLDESLRDMMTNPRVIAGLVRYRIRAALGRHRIPFDFDARAEPPVTDYSTEPAVAR, encoded by the coding sequence ATGCGACTCGGCAAGACCGCCGTCGTCCTCGGTGGCAGCGCCGCCGGACTCTGCACCGCGGGCGCGCTCGCCCCGTACTTCGACCGCGTGCTGGTGCTCGAACGCGACGAGCTTCCGGCCGAGGCCGAACACCGGCGCGGGGTGCCGCAGAGCAAACATCCGCATTTCCTCCTGAACTCGGGTCGCCGCGCGATCGGAGCGTTGTTCCCCGGATTGGAGGATGACCTCATCGCCGCCGGCGGACTGCATCTCATGCCGTCCATGGACGCCGCATACCTCGATGGGAAGGGCTGGTCGGCGCGGAAACGCAGCGCGATGACGATGATCTACAGCTCGCGCATCCTCATCGAACGCGTGCTCCGGGACAAGGTCCGCGGGCTGTCCAACGTCGTGATCCGTGAGGGCGTCGCGGTCAGTGGGCTGAAGACCCGGGACGGCGCCGTCACGGGGGTCGGCTTCTCCACGGGCGACGGCGAGGAGCACCTCGACGCAGACTTCGTGGTGGACGCGATGGGCCGCGGTTCCCCGGTCGGCGCGTGGCTGGTGGCGGCCGGCTGGCCGGAACCCGAAGTGCGGACCCTCGACGCCAAGGTCACCTACACCTCACGCTGGTACGACCTGCCGTCACCCGAGGAGCGCCCGCCGTCGTGGTGGTGGCGGCATCTGGTGATCATGCCGACCCCCGACAAGGGTCCGCATCCGGAAGAGCACGAGTTCCTGGTGAACTTCTTCCCGATCGAGGGCAACCGGGTCATCGCGTGCATGGGCTCGTGGGGCATCGAGATGCCACGCACCACCGAGGCGTTCGTCGAGTCCGCCCGCCGAGTGCGGGCACCGCTGTTCGCGGCCGCGATGGACCGGTCCACGCCGACCTCCGAGGTGCACCTCACCCGGTCGACCGGCAACAAATGGCGGCGCTACGACCGGCTCCGCACCCCGCCGGAACGGCTGGCGTTCGTCGGCGACTCGATCTGCGCGTTCAACCCGTTCTACGCACAGGGCATCAGTTCCGCCGCCGGTTCGGCGCTGCTGCTGCGCGAGCACCTCGCCGGCGCCGAGCGTCTCGACACCGGGTTCTCCGCACGTTTCCTCGCGGCCCAGCGCAAGCTGCTCACCGTGCCGTGGAGCCTGGCGATGGCGAGGGACCAGGGGTACGCCTGCGCGGTGGGCACCGAAAAGGCGGGAGAGTGGAAGCGACGTCTGCTCTCGGCGGTGTCCGGCCCGGCGTTCAGGCTCATCGTCGGCGCAGCTCGCGAAGACGACGTGGTCGACGAGCATTTCGCGAAGGTGTTCAACCTCGACGAGTCGCTGCGCGACATGATGACGAACCCGAGGGTGATCGCGGGCCTCGTGCGCTACCGGATCCGGGCGGCGCTGGGGCGGCACCGGATCCCGTTCGACTTCGACGCCCGCGCCGAGCCGCCGGTCACGGACTATTCCACCGAACCGGCGGTCGCCCGATGA